One segment of Spiroplasma kunkelii CR2-3x DNA contains the following:
- the nadE gene encoding NAD(+) synthase, with the protein MMKELKQYLSYLVKWIKAEVTKSKCEGVIVGLSGGIDSAVVSLLAKQAFPNHHLAVIIPCHSDYFDQECAQLLINNHQLNYHLVDLTATYNNLIATLALPPHQLAFANIKPRLRMTTLYALAQSHNYMVLGTDNADEWHVGYFTKYGDGAADLVPIIHLLKSEVQQAAQLLGVPSQIISRPPTAALWTNQTDEKELGFTYQQLDYYLQGKSVPAVIAQRIKQLHQSSEHKRRLPKKPPNIFSSLISVSKN; encoded by the coding sequence ATGATGAAAGAATTAAAACAATATTTGAGTTATTTAGTAAAATGAATTAAAGCAGAAGTAACAAAATCCAAATGCGAAGGGGTTATTGTTGGTTTATCTGGTGGAATTGATTCAGCTGTTGTTAGTTTATTAGCAAAACAAGCTTTTCCTAATCATCATTTAGCAGTTATCATTCCTTGTCATTCTGATTATTTTGATCAAGAATGTGCACAATTATTAATTAATAATCATCAATTAAATTATCATCTTGTTGATTTAACAGCAACATATAATAATTTAATTGCAACATTAGCTTTACCACCACATCAATTAGCATTTGCTAATATTAAACCACGGTTACGAATGACGACCCTATATGCTTTAGCACAAAGCCATAATTATATGGTTTTGGGTACAGATAATGCTGATGAATGACATGTTGGATATTTTACTAAATATGGTGATGGTGCTGCTGATTTAGTTCCTATTATTCACTTACTAAAATCTGAAGTTCAGCAAGCAGCACAACTATTAGGTGTGCCATCACAAATTATTTCACGTCCACCAACAGCGGCATTATGAACTAATCAAACTGACGAAAAAGAATTAGGATTTACCTATCAACAATTAGATTATTATTTACAAGGAAAATCGGTTCCAGCAGTTATTGCACAACGAATTAAGCAATTACATCAAAGTTCTGAGCATAAACGACGATTACCTAAAAAACCACCCAATATTTTTAGTTCGTTAATTTCTGTTAGTAAAAATTAA
- the obgE gene encoding GTPase ObgE: MKFIDVATIKLFAGKGGDGAVAFHRELYVPKGGPSGGDGGNGGSIIFVGDEGMNTLLDLKYQREIKAADGQNGSIKNMHGKNAINKYIKVPLGTLIYNNQTNEIIDDITTHQQEVVLAKGGQGGRGNARFANSKNKAPTIFEAGDLGETLEIRCELKVLADVGLVGLPNAGKSTLLAKISKAKPQIADYPFTTLTPQLGVVQDQKHHSFVVADLPGLIAGAAAGKGLGYDFLRHIERCKLIVHVLDMSGNYGTEDVYQNHLNVKTELKKYNYKLELRPEIIVANKMDLEIAAKNLIKFKTQIPTVEIIEVSGLMNQNLSFLINQIGAALTKIKDNKALWQLDEITSTEEDYKVYKYTTPIEQEVEVVNFGNGVWKVAGAAVYQAYHKTPITTYDNLLLFNKKLQDLKVFEILRAKGAKAGDIVRIFDYELEWYG; encoded by the coding sequence ATGAAATTTATTGATGTTGCAACAATTAAATTATTTGCAGGAAAAGGCGGTGATGGTGCCGTTGCTTTTCATCGTGAATTATATGTACCAAAAGGTGGTCCTTCGGGTGGCGATGGTGGTAATGGTGGCAGCATTATTTTTGTTGGCGATGAAGGGATGAATACATTACTTGATTTAAAATATCAGAGAGAAATTAAAGCAGCCGATGGTCAAAATGGAAGCATTAAAAATATGCATGGTAAAAATGCTATTAATAAGTATATTAAAGTTCCGTTAGGTACATTAATTTATAATAATCAAACAAATGAAATTATTGATGATATTACTACTCATCAGCAAGAAGTTGTCTTAGCAAAAGGTGGCCAGGGTGGCCGTGGTAATGCTCGCTTTGCAAATTCTAAAAATAAAGCACCGACTATCTTTGAAGCTGGTGATTTAGGGGAGACATTAGAGATTCGTTGTGAATTAAAAGTTTTAGCTGATGTTGGTCTAGTTGGTTTACCGAATGCTGGTAAATCAACTTTATTAGCAAAAATTTCAAAAGCTAAACCACAAATAGCTGATTATCCATTTACTACCTTAACCCCGCAATTAGGAGTGGTTCAAGATCAAAAACATCATAGTTTTGTTGTTGCAGATTTACCGGGGTTAATTGCTGGCGCAGCAGCAGGTAAGGGACTAGGATATGATTTTTTACGCCATATTGAACGTTGTAAATTGATTGTCCATGTCTTAGATATGTCAGGGAATTATGGAACAGAAGATGTTTACCAAAATCATTTAAATGTTAAAACAGAATTAAAAAAATATAATTATAAATTAGAATTACGACCAGAAATTATTGTAGCAAATAAAATGGATCTTGAGATTGCAGCAAAAAATTTAATTAAATTTAAGACGCAAATTCCAACTGTAGAAATTATTGAAGTTAGTGGTTTAATGAATCAAAATTTATCATTTTTAATAAATCAAATTGGGGCAGCTTTGACAAAAATTAAGGATAATAAAGCATTATGGCAATTAGATGAAATAACATCAACGGAAGAAGATTATAAAGTATATAAGTATACCACACCAATTGAACAAGAGGTGGAAGTTGTTAATTTTGGCAATGGTGTTTGAAAAGTAGCGGGAGCAGCAGTTTATCAAGCTTATCATAAAACACCAATTACAACTTATGATAATCTATTATTATTTAATAAAAAATTACAAGATTTAAAAGTTTTTGAAATATTACGAGCAAAAGGAGCAAAAGCAGGAGATATTGTTCGCATTTTTGATTACGAATTAGAATGGTATGGATAA
- the miaA gene encoding tRNA (adenosine(37)-N6)-dimethylallyltransferase MiaA: MVQKKVILIVGPTGSGKTDLSIKMAQRFNGECINADATQIFNGLNLATNKIIPSEQVGIPHHLLSTIDLKENYSIKLYQEEGRKILAQLWTKNKLPIVVGGSGLYINALLKNYQFSDHGRNLLKTKEYEHISNYALWEKLAAIDPQESNKVHPNNRRRVWRALEYYFQTGTLKSVNDHHHNEWYIEPYIIGLLPDKTELHKYLSERVLRLTERGLFAEVEAAYKYCNYDSEKQSMKIIGCPEIIRYLKGELSYDATLVTMVQANKIYAKKQITWFKNQLTNVHWYLFSYSQFDDLCQQIMVEFKNSNYLK, encoded by the coding sequence ATGGTGCAGAAAAAAGTTATTTTAATTGTTGGTCCAACAGGAAGTGGCAAAACTGATTTATCAATTAAGATGGCTCAGCGTTTTAATGGGGAATGTATTAATGCTGATGCTACTCAAATTTTTAATGGGTTAAATCTTGCAACAAATAAAATAATACCATCTGAACAAGTTGGTATTCCACACCATTTATTATCAACAATTGATTTAAAGGAGAATTATTCCATTAAGTTGTATCAAGAAGAAGGACGAAAAATATTAGCTCAATTATGAACTAAAAATAAGCTTCCAATTGTAGTTGGTGGTAGTGGGTTGTATATTAATGCACTATTAAAAAATTATCAATTTTCTGATCATGGTCGTAATTTATTAAAGACAAAAGAATATGAACATATTTCTAATTATGCTTTGTGAGAAAAATTAGCAGCAATTGATCCGCAAGAGAGTAATAAAGTTCATCCTAATAATCGAAGACGTGTTTGGCGAGCATTAGAATACTATTTCCAAACCGGAACATTAAAATCAGTTAATGATCATCACCATAATGAATGATATATTGAACCATATATTATTGGGTTATTACCAGATAAAACAGAACTGCATAAATATTTATCTGAACGGGTATTACGATTAACAGAGCGGGGTTTATTTGCTGAAGTTGAAGCAGCATATAAATATTGTAATTATGATTCAGAAAAACAAAGTATGAAAATTATTGGCTGTCCAGAGATTATTCGTTATTTAAAAGGCGAGCTTTCATATGATGCAACATTAGTAACAATGGTTCAAGCTAATAAAATTTATGCTAAAAAACAAATAACATGATTTAAAAATCAATTAACAAATGTTCATTGATATTTATTTTCTTATTCACAGTTTGATGATCTTTGTCAACAAATTATGGTTGAATTTAAAAATAGTAATTATTTAAAATAA
- a CDS encoding DEAD/DEAH box helicase has translation MNFNTLNLYPALQRMIVKMGYTNLTEIQEKAIPVALNNQDIIGKSHTGTGKTVAFILPILQNLNTHLKQPQAIILCPTHELASQIIDQVRKLATYLEGVNATLICGGSHIQRQIYALRKSNIIVGTPGRIADHINRKTLRLDKIKTIVLDEADEMLKMGFKNDLDKVFQNAPKQYQTLLFSATMSKQVLEIANNYQNNPVEIVVTKNVIEQNNIKQQYVNALSYHKEDVLIALYKHLQPKRSIIFSNTKVFTNKIAEMLTNNAIPCCVINGDKSRYERGQAMRLFRDGKVQVMVATDVAARGIDIDNIDYVINYDIPIERESYIHRIGRTARAGATGVAISIVSKRNDLREIQHLGTYQKKKIELLDITTYDLKQKPQGIKNISSSNKKANFNQKNNSFKYEYSYLDNKKNQYNAKKKFNTQGNKKLKQKKQKFDKSNFSFNQI, from the coding sequence ATGAATTTTAATACATTAAATTTATACCCAGCATTACAGCGAATGATTGTTAAAATGGGTTATACTAACCTAACTGAAATCCAAGAAAAAGCTATTCCAGTTGCTCTTAATAATCAAGATATTATTGGTAAAAGTCATACGGGAACTGGTAAAACTGTAGCTTTTATTTTGCCAATTTTACAAAACTTAAATACGCACTTAAAACAACCACAAGCGATTATTTTATGCCCAACCCATGAATTAGCGAGCCAAATAATTGACCAGGTTCGAAAATTAGCAACTTATTTGGAAGGTGTAAATGCAACCTTAATTTGTGGTGGTTCACATATCCAACGTCAAATTTATGCTTTACGAAAAAGTAATATTATTGTGGGAACTCCGGGACGAATTGCTGATCATATTAATCGTAAAACATTACGATTAGATAAAATTAAAACAATTGTTTTAGATGAAGCTGATGAAATGTTAAAAATGGGATTTAAAAATGATCTTGATAAAGTATTTCAAAATGCTCCTAAACAATATCAAACATTATTATTTTCAGCAACAATGTCAAAACAAGTATTAGAAATTGCTAATAACTATCAAAATAATCCTGTTGAAATTGTTGTTACAAAAAATGTTATTGAACAAAATAATATTAAACAGCAATATGTAAATGCATTGTCTTATCATAAGGAAGATGTTTTAATAGCATTATATAAACATTTGCAACCAAAACGAAGTATTATTTTTTCAAATACAAAAGTTTTTACTAATAAAATTGCTGAAATGTTAACAAATAATGCTATTCCTTGTTGTGTCATTAATGGTGATAAAAGTCGTTATGAACGAGGGCAGGCAATGCGTTTATTTCGGGATGGTAAAGTACAAGTTATGGTTGCCACTGATGTTGCGGCACGAGGAATTGATATTGATAATATTGATTATGTTATTAATTACGATATTCCAATAGAACGAGAAAGTTATATTCATCGTATTGGAAGAACAGCACGTGCTGGTGCTACTGGTGTAGCAATATCAATTGTTTCAAAACGTAATGATTTAAGAGAAATTCAACATTTGGGTACATATCAAAAGAAAAAAATTGAGTTATTAGATATTACAACATATGATTTAAAACAAAAACCACAAGGAATAAAAAACATTAGTTCTAGTAATAAAAAAGCAAATTTTAATCAAAAAAATAATAGTTTTAAATATGAGTATTCATATTTAGATAATAAAAAGAACCAATATAATGCAAAAAAGAAATTTAATACCCAAGGTAATAAAAAATTAAAACAAAAAAAGCAAAAATTTGATAAATCTAATTTTAGTTTTAATCAAATTTAA
- a CDS encoding rolling circle replication-associated protein, translated as MTYAANMQDIKQANYHFNLFIKKLKYHFSKYKKNTYKDLKYLVAYEYQNRGAVHFHIIFSEYIPNKVVRKCWPYGMNKKIKVRKGTNKYIIKYLTKYFVKTQDKIKSKNLKDLNIKAYRFSDNCTDPVVKVGVIEMCKMELIASLKGAKNKFMFVDKQGYKMGVSIDSDWNKDYFWQMEEYIPYDKKQYQHWKEQKLFFENYKKRHKKIISLNNNLLIQ; from the coding sequence TTAACTTATGCTGCAAATATGCAAGATATTAAACAAGCAAATTATCATTTTAATTTATTTATTAAAAAGTTAAAATATCATTTTTCTAAGTATAAAAAGAATACATATAAAGATTTAAAATATCTTGTTGCTTATGAATATCAAAATCGCGGAGCAGTTCATTTTCATATCATATTTAGTGAATATATACCTAATAAAGTAGTTAGAAAATGTTGACCTTATGGAATGAATAAAAAAATTAAAGTTAGAAAAGGTACTAATAAATATATTATTAAATATTTAACTAAGTATTTTGTTAAAACACAAGATAAAATAAAATCAAAAAATCTTAAAGATTTAAATATTAAAGCATATCGTTTTAGTGATAATTGCACCGACCCAGTTGTTAAAGTTGGTGTTATTGAAATGTGCAAAATGGAATTAATTGCTTCATTAAAAGGTGCAAAAAATAAATTTATGTTTGTTGATAAACAAGGTTATAAAATGGGTGTTAGCATTGATAGTGATTGAAATAAAGACTATTTTTGACAAATGGAAGAATATATTCCATATGATAAAAAACAATATCAACATTGAAAGGAACAAAAATTATTCTTTGAAAATTATAAAAAACGTCATAAAAAAATTATTAGTTTAAACAACAATTTACTAATACAATAA
- a CDS encoding pentapeptide repeat-containing protein: MKTLQYMIKDLTGVTVEEQKINEYLDLQDADLFYAKLQYIVLRRADLKNIEITKNN, translated from the coding sequence ATGAAAACATTACAATATATGATTAAAGATTTAACAGGAGTTACTGTTGAAGAACAAAAAATAAATGAATATTTAGATTTACAAGATGCTGATTTATTTTATGCTAAATTACAATATATTGTTTTACGTAGGGCTGATTTAAAAAATATTGAAATTACAAAAAACAATTAG